One segment of Ignavibacteria bacterium DNA contains the following:
- a CDS encoding phosphatase PAP2 family protein — translation MIDALYSVDVWLFYAVNHGLSNPVFDLLMPLVTTTKWWYPLYAVGIGYLLLRGWQQRSSSEGKNLIWCAALLLLAVAVLDQASHRLLKEVISRPRPYLVLGDVYQLVGSGGGSFPSNHAMNNSAAAVILSGFFPNKRWIFWTIAATITFSRVYCGVHYPSDVLGGAIIGAGAGFLFLVSARRLMR, via the coding sequence ATGATCGATGCGCTCTATTCAGTGGATGTGTGGTTGTTCTACGCTGTCAACCACGGGCTTTCGAACCCGGTGTTCGATCTCCTCATGCCCCTTGTCACAACTACAAAGTGGTGGTATCCGCTCTATGCTGTGGGAATAGGCTATCTGCTTCTACGCGGATGGCAGCAACGTAGCAGTTCGGAGGGTAAAAACCTCATCTGGTGTGCAGCTCTTTTGCTTCTTGCCGTGGCCGTGTTGGATCAGGCAAGTCATCGACTTCTCAAGGAAGTCATCAGTAGACCAAGACCGTACCTCGTTCTAGGCGATGTGTATCAACTTGTTGGTTCGGGAGGGGGCTCCTTCCCCAGTAATCACGCGATGAATAATTCTGCGGCAGCTGTGATCCTCTCTGGGTTCTTTCCAAATAAGCGATGGATCTTCTGGACGATTGCGGCGACTATAACATTCTCTCGTGTCTACTGTGGTGTTCACTACCCTAGCGATGTACTGGGAGGTGCCATCATCGGTGCGGGAGCCGGATTCCTGTTCCTTGTTTCAGCACGGCGTCTGATGCGGTGA
- a CDS encoding FAD-dependent oxidoreductase: MLVIGGGWSGIAAAMGLAMRGCEVVLVEERPYLGGRARSFVDRQSGDEIDNGQHVMMGCYHDLLRVVRELGTEHILERQKALTVAFVDPSGIHDVLDASRLPGKAGIAVGMLMLRGIGLRSRLAGLRLALRISLGSVTGKGMSCAEFLAQQSQPDDIIRRFWEPIVLATLNAPLEKASASLLVEVMRLAFLGSTTDAQLLIPTAGLSALLEPFPRWMQENNGRIMTSTSVDRLVVSDGEIRSAELSNGTSLSVDAVISAVPQRALSRLLATSELPDDLPPPPEMSPIISVYLWYDKPWMPYDFAAALGATVQWVFDKRRTRNGLVALTVSAGHGIVAEPSEDIISLCDKELRLLFPELSSILLINGVVIKEKWATPLFTPLDDEKRVECGTPSARNLFLAGDWTRTGLPATLEGAVRSGFTASDAVLKQGTGIRLPHR; the protein is encoded by the coding sequence GTGCTTGTGATTGGCGGCGGCTGGTCTGGCATCGCGGCGGCGATGGGGCTTGCCATGCGCGGTTGTGAGGTTGTCTTGGTGGAAGAGCGTCCATACCTTGGAGGCCGGGCTAGGTCGTTTGTTGACAGGCAGAGCGGGGACGAGATCGACAATGGTCAGCACGTGATGATGGGATGTTATCACGATCTCTTGCGCGTAGTGCGAGAACTGGGCACTGAGCATATCCTGGAGCGTCAGAAAGCACTTACCGTGGCATTCGTAGACCCGTCTGGTATCCACGATGTTCTCGATGCATCTAGATTGCCGGGAAAGGCCGGGATCGCAGTGGGAATGTTGATGCTTCGAGGGATCGGGCTTCGTTCGCGGTTGGCCGGACTCCGCCTGGCCCTCCGGATCTCACTCGGGAGCGTTACCGGGAAGGGGATGAGTTGTGCCGAGTTTCTCGCTCAGCAGAGTCAGCCGGACGACATCATCCGTCGGTTCTGGGAACCCATCGTTCTTGCTACCCTGAACGCCCCACTCGAGAAGGCCTCTGCGTCCTTGCTGGTTGAAGTGATGCGGCTTGCGTTCTTGGGGTCTACCACGGACGCGCAGTTACTCATCCCGACCGCCGGCCTGAGTGCTTTGCTTGAGCCATTCCCACGGTGGATGCAGGAGAACAACGGCAGGATCATGACAAGCACGTCGGTAGACAGACTTGTCGTCTCTGACGGCGAGATCCGCTCTGCCGAGCTCTCCAACGGCACGTCGCTGTCCGTTGACGCCGTGATCAGCGCAGTCCCCCAGCGGGCGTTGAGTAGACTCCTTGCGACCTCTGAACTTCCCGATGATCTTCCGCCCCCTCCCGAAATGAGTCCGATCATCAGCGTATATCTGTGGTATGACAAACCGTGGATGCCGTATGATTTTGCTGCTGCTCTTGGGGCCACGGTTCAGTGGGTCTTTGATAAACGTCGGACACGAAATGGGCTGGTTGCACTCACGGTAAGCGCCGGACATGGGATCGTTGCTGAACCCTCGGAAGACATCATCTCCTTATGCGATAAGGAGTTGCGGTTGTTGTTCCCAGAATTGTCGTCGATACTTCTCATAAACGGCGTGGTGATCAAGGAGAAGTGGGCTACACCGCTCTTCACTCCGTTGGACGATGAGAAACGGGTAGAGTGCGGTACGCCTTCTGCCAGAAATCTGTTCTTGGCTGGGGACTGGACCCGGACCGGACTTCCGGCTACGTTAGAGGGGGCTGTCCGGAGCGGATTCACCGCATCAGACGCCGTGCTGAAACAAGGAACAGGAATCCGGCTCCCGCACCGATGA
- a CDS encoding tRNA-binding protein — MITWSDFELLDIRVGTIVRAEEFPEAKKPAFKLWVDLGGGEIRHSSAQITDLYTPEVLVGKQVVCVCGFPPKQIGPWLSEVLVTGFHQEDGSVALCTPDMPVPNGTPLR; from the coding sequence ATGATTACTTGGTCAGATTTCGAGCTCCTCGACATCCGCGTTGGTACCATCGTCCGAGCGGAGGAGTTCCCTGAGGCAAAAAAGCCGGCATTTAAGCTCTGGGTGGATCTTGGAGGGGGCGAAATTCGCCATTCCAGCGCCCAGATCACAGACCTCTACACCCCGGAAGTCCTTGTCGGCAAACAAGTTGTGTGCGTCTGCGGCTTCCCGCCAAAACAGATCGGACCCTGGCTCTCCGAGGTCCTTGTTACCGGATTCCATCAAGAAGACGGCTCCGTAGCCCTGTGTACCCCGGACATGCCTGTCCCCAACGGCACCCCCCTACGGTAG
- the tig gene encoding trigger factor: MERTLIEVEACTREVRIELTESELKPHYERAYEQAQAGITLPGFRKGKVPIPIIKQRFARDIENDALDTIADAEFRKFATEEKLRVVGNPALTDIQKSPSGVTFTIKFDIMPDFELGSYRGLVADRHIKLVTEADVQAEVDRICLRAATFEPAEQITGTMFVATISLHELDRESSMPIIGAEPREERVFLEDENVDMHLRSSLANTKVGDTFSYVSETQDENQQPSNSRVTVTDIQQVIPAEFTNEFVEMVTGGRFKTTEELRADIERQLSEYFDQASRESLENQIVDQLVKSHEFEVPEPLVHAVIHQLFDDFKKRNEGAPGIENVTAHDVEPQFRPSAERIVRWELIRDKIIDAEKLVVTDEDVAVAAGRFGLPEDQLRMIMRQNHTVEDQLLAEKAVRTLIDYAIINDVNVDSEQPVI, from the coding sequence TTGGAACGTACCCTCATCGAGGTGGAAGCTTGTACGCGTGAAGTTCGTATCGAACTCACCGAGAGTGAGCTCAAGCCGCACTACGAACGCGCCTACGAGCAAGCACAAGCAGGCATCACCCTCCCCGGATTCCGCAAGGGCAAGGTTCCAATCCCGATCATCAAGCAACGCTTTGCTCGCGACATCGAGAACGACGCTCTAGATACCATCGCCGACGCCGAGTTCCGGAAGTTCGCAACAGAAGAAAAACTTCGCGTTGTTGGCAATCCTGCACTGACGGATATTCAGAAGTCGCCATCTGGAGTGACATTCACGATCAAGTTCGACATCATGCCCGACTTCGAACTAGGCTCGTATCGCGGACTCGTTGCCGACAGACATATCAAGCTCGTGACCGAAGCGGACGTTCAAGCTGAAGTGGATCGCATTTGCCTCCGCGCTGCTACGTTCGAACCTGCAGAGCAGATCACGGGAACGATGTTCGTTGCAACGATCTCCCTCCACGAGCTCGACCGCGAATCATCCATGCCGATCATCGGGGCAGAGCCGCGTGAAGAGCGCGTATTTCTCGAAGATGAGAATGTGGATATGCACCTTCGCTCTTCCCTGGCAAATACCAAGGTTGGCGACACATTCTCGTATGTCTCCGAAACGCAGGACGAGAACCAACAGCCAAGCAATAGTCGCGTTACGGTAACAGACATCCAACAGGTCATTCCCGCTGAATTCACGAATGAATTCGTTGAGATGGTCACGGGTGGCCGTTTCAAGACAACCGAAGAACTTCGCGCCGATATCGAACGCCAACTCAGTGAGTACTTCGATCAAGCATCACGCGAGAGCCTCGAGAATCAGATCGTGGACCAACTTGTGAAGTCGCACGAGTTCGAAGTCCCTGAGCCCCTTGTCCATGCCGTGATCCACCAGCTCTTTGACGATTTCAAGAAGCGTAATGAAGGGGCTCCCGGTATCGAGAACGTTACAGCACATGATGTAGAACCACAGTTCCGTCCGTCAGCTGAGCGCATCGTTCGTTGGGAACTCATTCGCGATAAGATCATCGATGCAGAGAAGCTCGTTGTAACAGATGAGGATGTGGCCGTTGCAGCCGGACGTTTCGGACTTCCGGAAGACCAGCTTCGCATGATCATGCGTCAGAATCATACTGTCGAAGATCAACTCCTCGCTGAAAAGGCAGTTCGTACGCTGATAGACTATGCCATTATCAACGACGTCAACGTCGACTCCGAACAACCTGTCATCTAG
- the clpP gene encoding ATP-dependent Clp endopeptidase proteolytic subunit ClpP, translating into MQNQLVPMVVEQTSRGERAYDIYSRLLKERIIFIGTPIDDYVASLTIAQLLFLQSEDPNKDISIYINSPGGSVSAGLAIYDTMQFVKPDVSTICVGMAASMAQVLLCAGAKGKRFALPNSRIMMHQPLGGTQGQATDIEIYTKEMLRIRDTLYGIIQNHTGKDYETIKKDADRDNYMSPQEALDYGLIDKIMERTA; encoded by the coding sequence ATGCAGAACCAACTTGTGCCGATGGTCGTTGAACAAACGAGCCGTGGCGAACGTGCATATGACATCTACTCGCGCCTTCTCAAGGAGCGGATCATCTTCATCGGCACGCCGATCGATGACTACGTAGCAAGTCTTACCATCGCACAGCTTCTGTTCCTTCAGAGCGAGGATCCGAATAAGGACATCTCGATCTACATCAACTCCCCGGGTGGCAGTGTTTCCGCAGGTCTTGCCATCTACGATACAATGCAATTCGTGAAGCCGGATGTATCTACCATCTGTGTAGGCATGGCCGCATCAATGGCTCAGGTTCTTCTTTGCGCCGGTGCCAAGGGCAAACGATTTGCCCTACCGAATTCGCGGATCATGATGCACCAGCCTCTGGGCGGTACACAGGGACAGGCAACGGATATCGAGATCTACACGAAAGAGATGCTTCGTATTCGAGACACGCTGTATGGTATCATCCAGAATCATACAGGCAAGGACTACGAAACGATCAAGAAGGATGCCGATCGCGATAACTACATGTCGCCTCAGGAAGCCCTTGATTATGGTCTGATCGATAAGATCATGGAACGTACCGCCTGA
- the clpX gene encoding ATP-dependent Clp protease ATP-binding subunit ClpX, producing the protein MSTTDTTNTGHPEELHCSFCGRSSREVVSLIAGKGVYICDICVQNSVEILRKNQPAPTLRSDVKSLPRPSEIKRQLDGHVIGQTEAKEVLSVAVYNHYKRIQAENLVSAFDDVEIEKSNILLLGPTGTGKTLLAQTLARILDVPFAIADATTLTEAGYVGDDVESIIVNLLQNADYNVERAERGIIYVDEIDKITRKSDSASITRDVSGEGVQQGLLKILEGTIAGIPPKGGRKHPEQPLIYVNTRNILFICGGAFEGLEKIIARRKRPSTMGFMAQTAATVEESSEMLRLVEPEDLMRFGFIPEFIGRLPVISALDPLSDEAMLDILTNPKNAIVKQYQKLLLLEGIELQFETDALVKIVTKAKSRRTGARALRGVMEEVMNPIMYMLPDAGNVRKCVITSEVVERGAAPLLELSEQATARGRA; encoded by the coding sequence ATGAGTACAACCGACACTACGAATACCGGACATCCTGAGGAATTGCACTGCTCGTTCTGCGGGCGGAGTTCTCGTGAGGTTGTGAGCCTGATCGCTGGTAAAGGTGTCTACATCTGCGACATTTGCGTGCAGAATTCGGTTGAGATCCTCCGCAAGAATCAACCTGCTCCTACGCTACGTAGTGACGTGAAGTCACTGCCACGCCCCTCCGAGATCAAACGTCAACTCGACGGACACGTGATCGGACAAACCGAAGCAAAAGAGGTCCTCTCTGTAGCGGTCTACAACCACTACAAGCGCATTCAGGCTGAAAATCTCGTAAGCGCATTCGACGATGTTGAGATCGAAAAAAGCAACATCCTCCTCCTCGGTCCAACGGGAACCGGCAAAACGCTTCTGGCTCAGACTCTTGCTCGTATCCTTGATGTTCCGTTCGCTATTGCCGATGCAACAACGCTCACGGAAGCAGGATATGTAGGCGATGATGTTGAGTCGATCATCGTGAACCTCCTCCAGAATGCCGATTACAACGTAGAACGCGCCGAACGCGGCATCATCTATGTGGATGAGATCGACAAGATCACTCGCAAGAGTGATTCTGCGTCGATCACCCGTGATGTTTCCGGTGAAGGTGTTCAACAGGGTCTGCTGAAGATCCTCGAAGGGACGATCGCCGGAATTCCGCCAAAGGGTGGACGTAAACATCCGGAACAGCCCCTTATCTATGTGAACACGAGGAACATACTGTTCATCTGTGGTGGTGCCTTTGAAGGTCTGGAAAAGATCATCGCCCGACGGAAGCGTCCGTCCACGATGGGCTTTATGGCACAGACTGCGGCCACGGTCGAAGAGTCGAGCGAAATGCTTCGGCTTGTAGAGCCGGAGGATCTGATGCGCTTCGGATTCATTCCGGAATTCATCGGTCGACTTCCAGTGATCTCTGCACTTGATCCACTCAGTGACGAAGCCATGCTGGACATTCTTACGAACCCGAAGAATGCCATCGTAAAGCAGTATCAGAAGCTGCTTCTCCTGGAAGGCATCGAGCTCCAGTTCGAAACGGACGCCCTCGTAAAGATCGTTACCAAGGCCAAATCTCGCCGCACAGGTGCACGCGCACTTCGCGGTGTGATGGAAGAGGTGATGAATCCGATCATGTATATGCTGCCCGATGCAGGCAATGTTCGCAAGTGTGTCATCACAAGCGAAGTGGTTGAGCGTGGTGCTGCCCCGCTTCTCGAACTCAGCGAACAGGCTACTGCCCGCGGCCGCGCATAA
- a CDS encoding glycosyltransferase, whose amino-acid sequence MSCPPSKVAVILSRFPYPLEKGDKLRAYQHLKNLAASGHEVHVIALSDVPVTAEHQAMVSPFCASITVLPLSFTTRVFNLLRSFVRGLPLQVGYFLSPHAQRRVRELLRTLQPDLVYCQLIRTATYFAESGSHAPSVIDYQDAFSRGTEQRVSTAPWYLLPLYKRELRTVRAYESRSAAWFNEHIIISEQDRVVMFRSGGHNVTVLPNGIDTEYFAPQDVPKTVDVAFVGNMNYPPNVDAAIYLVNTIMPIVWQTMPHARVVIAGASPHRSVRALASERVEITGWVDDIRSCYAASRVFVAPMRIGTGLQNKLLEAMAMGVACITTPISHEPVGARADDEIRVGDSPDSLAVHIMDLLAHEAERERLAEAGRNYVTSTYAMEHTRTVLNDVFARALMRGRGQ is encoded by the coding sequence ATGAGTTGCCCACCCTCCAAAGTCGCCGTTATCCTCTCGCGGTTTCCCTATCCGCTTGAGAAGGGTGATAAACTTCGCGCATACCAACACCTCAAGAATCTCGCAGCGTCGGGACATGAGGTGCATGTGATCGCGCTTTCAGACGTACCGGTCACCGCAGAACATCAGGCAATGGTGAGCCCCTTCTGTGCTTCGATCACAGTCTTGCCACTCTCATTCACAACGCGTGTGTTCAATCTGCTACGTTCGTTTGTGAGGGGGCTTCCGCTTCAAGTAGGGTACTTTCTCTCTCCGCATGCTCAGAGGCGCGTGAGAGAGCTCCTGCGGACTCTACAGCCGGACCTTGTGTATTGTCAGCTCATACGCACCGCCACCTACTTTGCCGAGAGCGGTTCACACGCTCCATCGGTCATCGACTACCAAGACGCGTTTTCTCGAGGGACAGAGCAGAGGGTCTCCACAGCCCCCTGGTACTTGCTTCCTTTGTACAAGCGTGAGTTGCGAACCGTTCGTGCGTATGAGTCGCGTTCTGCTGCTTGGTTCAACGAACATATCATCATCTCTGAACAGGATCGGGTCGTGATGTTCCGGTCTGGTGGACACAACGTAACGGTCCTACCGAATGGGATAGACACGGAATATTTCGCTCCACAGGATGTTCCGAAGACCGTGGATGTGGCCTTTGTTGGCAACATGAATTACCCACCCAACGTTGATGCCGCCATCTACTTGGTGAACACCATCATGCCGATCGTATGGCAAACGATGCCTCATGCACGAGTTGTGATCGCTGGTGCATCGCCGCATCGAAGTGTGCGGGCACTGGCATCAGAGCGTGTTGAGATCACCGGATGGGTTGACGATATCCGCTCATGCTATGCTGCGTCTCGAGTCTTCGTTGCTCCGATGAGGATCGGAACGGGACTTCAGAACAAGCTTCTAGAAGCGATGGCAATGGGTGTAGCATGTATTACCACCCCGATAAGCCACGAACCGGTGGGCGCCCGAGCTGATGACGAGATCCGTGTTGGAGATTCGCCGGACTCTCTCGCCGTGCACATCATGGATCTTCTTGCGCATGAGGCCGAAAGGGAGCGGTTAGCAGAGGCAGGACGCAACTATGTGACCAGCACGTATGCTATGGAGCACACGCGTACGGTGTTGAACGACGTCTTTGCAAGAGCGCTTATGCGCGGCCGCGGGCAGTAG
- a CDS encoding DUF1501 domain-containing protein codes for MKNQTPKNGIDRRSFLARTTGALALPMFMNGIPLHAFDGPALHDLFNVETETDRVLVLIQLNGGNDGLNTVIPLSDYSTYMGLRGNIAIPENKVLKFRDDVGVHPVMTGIHELWGQKKVNLVQGVTYPNPNLSHFRSTDIWMSGSASNINETTGWLGRYLNGEYPNYPEGYPNTTMPDPIAIQMSAVVGLALTGLQHQSMGIALQDPESFYRLVSGSDAPGSDLPSTKFASENITYVREVQNKSMQYSTVIKAAADKAQNIETYPTANKLADQLKIVARLIAGGMKTRVYVVQMTGFDTHSAQVDGADTTLGAHAGLLKQVSDAVSAFQKDIEKLGVGERVVSMTFSEFGRRVASNESLGTDHGTAAPLFFFGIPVQDGIVGNNPSLTDLENGNLKMQHDFRQIYASVLQQWFGADPNVIRTVLFGDFTTVPVIKTSPTSVAETEVGNGFRFDPIAPNPVRSEANIRYSLSTTQYIRLEVFDSIGFHVATLVNQEQAAGEYTTPFAVSALPSGTYMVQLRANGDRRTQAMVVVR; via the coding sequence ATGAAAAACCAAACGCCCAAGAACGGAATCGATCGCAGATCATTCCTCGCACGCACAACCGGTGCACTAGCTCTTCCGATGTTCATGAACGGGATCCCGCTTCATGCATTTGACGGTCCGGCACTGCACGATCTCTTCAACGTAGAAACAGAGACCGACAGAGTCTTGGTCCTTATCCAGCTCAATGGTGGTAACGACGGACTGAACACCGTGATCCCGTTGAGTGACTACAGTACGTATATGGGGCTTCGGGGAAACATTGCCATCCCCGAGAACAAGGTCTTGAAGTTCCGGGATGACGTTGGTGTTCATCCTGTGATGACCGGCATCCATGAGCTTTGGGGACAGAAGAAGGTGAATCTCGTGCAGGGCGTTACCTATCCGAATCCGAACCTCTCGCACTTTCGGTCAACCGATATCTGGATGAGTGGCAGCGCTTCCAACATCAATGAGACCACAGGCTGGCTTGGACGGTATCTCAATGGAGAGTATCCAAACTATCCCGAGGGATATCCGAACACAACGATGCCCGATCCGATCGCCATTCAGATGTCGGCTGTTGTTGGTTTGGCACTCACCGGCTTACAGCATCAGTCCATGGGGATCGCTCTGCAAGATCCGGAGTCATTCTATCGTCTGGTCAGTGGCTCCGACGCACCGGGCTCTGATCTTCCGTCAACAAAGTTCGCATCGGAGAACATCACCTACGTTCGTGAGGTGCAGAACAAATCGATGCAGTATTCAACGGTGATCAAGGCCGCTGCAGATAAGGCTCAGAACATTGAGACCTATCCAACAGCGAATAAGCTTGCAGACCAGTTGAAGATCGTTGCTCGGCTCATCGCCGGCGGCATGAAGACGCGGGTCTATGTGGTGCAGATGACGGGGTTCGATACACACTCTGCACAGGTTGATGGAGCGGACACAACTCTCGGTGCACATGCCGGACTCTTGAAGCAGGTTTCCGATGCTGTCTCTGCCTTCCAGAAGGATATCGAGAAACTCGGTGTAGGTGAACGCGTGGTTTCGATGACGTTCTCTGAGTTCGGCAGACGCGTCGCATCAAATGAAAGCTTGGGGACCGACCACGGCACGGCTGCTCCGTTGTTCTTCTTTGGTATACCGGTGCAGGACGGCATTGTAGGAAACAATCCGAGCTTGACCGATCTGGAGAACGGCAATCTCAAGATGCAGCACGACTTCCGACAGATCTATGCCAGTGTTCTGCAACAGTGGTTCGGTGCCGATCCGAATGTGATCCGAACAGTATTGTTCGGTGACTTCACAACAGTTCCCGTCATCAAGACCTCACCAACAAGCGTTGCCGAGACCGAAGTTGGCAATGGCTTCCGTTTTGATCCCATCGCGCCGAATCCGGTTCGCTCAGAAGCGAACATTCGGTACTCCCTTAGCACCACGCAGTACATTCGCCTTGAGGTGTTTGATAGCATCGGCTTCCACGTTGCTACGCTCGTGAATCAAGAACAAGCCGCAGGTGAGTACACCACTCCATTCGCCGTGAGTGCTCTCCCAAGTGGCACCTACATGGTGCAGTTGAGAGCGAACGGCGATCGTAGAACACAGGCAATGGTCGTTGTTCGATAA
- a CDS encoding DUF1800 domain-containing protein, whose translation MAKLTAYSGAWTRREAAHLLRRASFGASNEQLNQAVKDGLDKTLTKLFTPLPKKDPPVNSADGSKWVPDEGQVWTKTVVISDRNDPSTSTGYDVTKGSGFYNGITKTWWVRNMIHDPVSIHEKLTVFWSNHFATEMSAVQNGIFSFNLLAYLRANAFGNFKDMTRRVSLDAAMLRYLNGNTNTKKSPNENYGRELQELFTIGKGPEISQGDYTTYTEQDVQAAAKVLTGWRDFGTRDLVFTTGDRDLRDNEPKTPPMFADNPNTVFVANNHDTTDKQFSQRYQNKVIKGRTGVNGGKDELYEMIDMIFEQNATAHYIVGKLYRWFVNSYVPPEVDDEVLIPLASELKQNGFVIGPVLRKLLASEHFFEAELRGAQLRSPADLVLGLMRTATTWTPPTDPSLYNRFYQAFPTALAGLQMDLVEPASVAGWEAYYQSPDFYRIWLTTATLPLRNGFTDSLLVNNNALGRKPILDSPEFVKTFTDVEDSLKLIDQINELMFAVPFSEETRMMLAEEVLMSGGRYYEWGDVWNAYFSNQSNAAARTAVKTNLDRLFKYMFRMAEFQLG comes from the coding sequence ATGGCAAAGCTTACGGCATATTCCGGAGCCTGGACGAGGAGGGAAGCAGCACATTTGCTGCGGCGAGCTTCTTTCGGCGCATCCAATGAGCAGTTGAACCAGGCGGTGAAAGATGGGTTGGACAAGACCCTTACCAAGCTCTTCACGCCCCTTCCCAAGAAGGATCCTCCCGTGAATTCGGCTGATGGATCGAAGTGGGTGCCAGATGAAGGTCAGGTCTGGACAAAGACGGTGGTGATCTCCGACAGGAATGACCCGTCCACGTCAACTGGCTATGACGTGACAAAGGGGAGCGGCTTCTACAATGGGATCACGAAGACCTGGTGGGTTCGGAACATGATCCACGACCCCGTCTCGATCCATGAAAAGCTCACAGTCTTCTGGTCCAACCATTTCGCAACAGAAATGAGTGCGGTGCAGAATGGCATCTTCTCCTTCAACCTGCTTGCCTACCTTCGCGCGAATGCCTTCGGCAATTTCAAGGACATGACGCGCAGGGTCTCCCTTGATGCAGCAATGCTCCGATACCTCAACGGCAACACGAACACAAAGAAGAGTCCGAACGAGAATTACGGACGTGAACTGCAAGAGCTCTTTACCATCGGTAAGGGACCGGAGATCTCTCAGGGCGATTACACTACGTATACTGAACAAGACGTGCAGGCTGCAGCCAAGGTCCTCACCGGGTGGAGAGACTTTGGTACGAGAGATCTTGTGTTCACAACGGGTGACAGGGATCTGCGCGACAATGAGCCGAAGACTCCGCCGATGTTCGCCGACAATCCGAATACTGTATTCGTTGCAAACAATCACGACACAACGGACAAGCAGTTCTCACAGCGCTATCAGAACAAGGTGATCAAGGGGCGCACGGGCGTCAATGGCGGAAAAGACGAGCTGTACGAGATGATCGATATGATCTTCGAACAGAATGCCACCGCGCACTACATCGTTGGCAAGCTCTATCGCTGGTTCGTGAACAGTTATGTACCGCCGGAAGTGGATGATGAGGTTCTCATCCCGCTGGCATCAGAACTCAAGCAGAATGGATTTGTGATTGGACCGGTGTTGCGTAAGCTACTTGCATCCGAACACTTCTTTGAAGCAGAACTCCGCGGCGCTCAGTTGCGGAGTCCGGCAGATCTCGTGTTGGGACTGATGCGAACCGCTACGACCTGGACACCCCCAACGGACCCTTCGTTGTATAATCGGTTCTATCAAGCGTTCCCAACCGCACTGGCAGGATTGCAGATGGATCTCGTTGAACCGGCGAGTGTTGCGGGATGGGAGGCATACTACCAGTCACCGGACTTCTACCGCATTTGGCTAACAACAGCTACTCTGCCACTTCGCAATGGGTTCACGGACTCCCTGCTCGTGAACAATAATGCACTCGGGCGGAAGCCAATCCTGGACTCGCCGGAGTTTGTGAAGACATTCACCGACGTAGAGGATTCACTCAAACTGATCGATCAGATCAATGAATTGATGTTCGCTGTCCCGTTCTCCGAAGAGACCAGGATGATGCTAGCCGAAGAAGTTCTGATGAGTGGTGGTCGATATTATGAATGGGGCGATGTGTGGAATGCCTACTTCAGTAATCAGTCCAACGCCGCTGCCAGGACCGCCGTGAAGACCAATCTTGATCGGCTTTTCAAATACATGTTCCGCATGGCGGAATTCCAACTTGGTTGA